A segment of the Terriglobia bacterium genome:
TTATCGACGACGGCAACATCCGACTTTCCATCGCCATTGAAATCGCCGATCGCCAGGCCGGTCGGAAGAGAACTCGTTACATTTGATCCGTAACCGACGGCTGTCGAAAAGGTTCCGTTCCCTTGTCCGAGCAATATCACGACGTTGTTCCCTGCGTTGTAGCAGGCCACGGCCAGGTCTGGAAATCCATCGGCGTTAAAGTCACCGACTGCAATGCCGAAGGAAAACCCGCCGGTATTGTAGTTCACCGCCGTTCGAAAGGCGCCGTCGCCGTTGCCTAGCAAGATGCTGACATTGCTGTCGGTGTAATTAGACACCGCCAGATCGGGTTTGCCATCCAGATTGAAATCGCCAATCGCGATAGCTACAGGGCGTGAACCGGCCTGGAAGGTGTTGGGAACCTGAAATGTTCCATCGCCCTTTCCCAGAAACACGCTGACATTCGGCTGAGAGAGGTTTCCATAATCGGCGACAACCAGGTCAAGAATGCCATCGTTGTTGAGATCCGCCGCGGCGAGGGCCTGAGGATCGGCTCCCGTGGCGTAACTGCCGGCCAACTGCGGCGGGGAACCCACAAGAGGCAATATCTCGTGAACAATCTGCGGTGAAGTGGCTGCGGACAAGAAAGTGATTCGACCCCAGAGAGCGTGCGTCCCGGGTGAAAGAAAGACGTTAGGCAGCGTTGCCGTCCCACTCGTCAGGTGCACGATACCGAGGAGCGTCCCGCCATCGTAAAACTCCACCAAACCTAGCGTTGTATATGGCTGGGCCGTCGCGGTGATCGCCAGCGCCTGGCCGAATCGCGAAGGGCTCGCTGGAGATACGGTTAAGTTGAGTGAGGGATTTGTTGAAGAATTGGTGGATGGAATATAAGTAAGCCCGCTGAGCGTAAACAGCGCCCCCACTGTTCCGCTGACCTTGACGGTCTTGATACCGGGATTCGAGATTTCCAGAAGCGACGTCGAACCCGCAACGCCATCCGTATTCGCTGATCCCGATGCACCTCCCGCGAGCTGATTGTTGACGTCGAACGCCAGCGCTGCGATTGGAGTGAGGCTGGTGTACCACATCGACAAGGACTGGACCGTAGACGCGAAGGTGATTGTAATGGTGGAATCGACGGGGTCCCAGATCACCACATCGCCGGCGTGTGGCGGATACGCTGCATTATTGTAACCACCGAAGCGCGAGACGCTCAGGGCCGTCACATTGGGCCCGAAGGTCACACCCGGGTAGTGGCTGCCGATA
Coding sequences within it:
- a CDS encoding VCBS repeat-containing protein, with product MSARIVVLLFVLVPGIAFGQTTLNFATLPNNYFINSGGQNIGSHYPGVTFGPNVTALSVSRFGGYNNAAYPPHAGDVVIWDPVDSTITITFASTVQSLSMWYTSLTPIAALAFDVNNQLAGGASGSANTDGVAGSTSLLEISNPGIKTVKVSGTVGALFTLSGLTYIPSTNSSTNPSLNLTVSPASPSRFGQALAITATAQPYTTLGLVEFYDGGTLLGIVHLTSGTATLPNVFLSPGTHALWGRITFLSAATSPQIVHEILPLVGSPPQLAGSYATGADPQALAAADLNNDGILDLVVADYGNLSQPNVSVFLGKGDGTFQVPNTFQAGSRPVAIAIGDFNLDGKPDLAVSNYTDSNVSILLGNGDGAFRTAVNYNTGGFSFGIAVGDFNADGFPDLAVACYNAGNNVVILLGQGNGTFSTAVGYGSNVTSSLPTGLAIGDFNGDGKSDVAVVDNDTGKLGVLLGNGNGTLQSEVTYSVGLQARAVAIADLNNDGVADLIVASGKGPRNSPITNTVSVLLGLGNGTFSPAVQYAAGAGLTSLAVMDLDGDGTVDIAVTNSLTSTVNVLSGYGDGTFQSPTSYTVGTSPSGIIVGDLNNDGRTDLAVTNSVDNTISILLSSPAAARAISETPASGGGVSQVFAASYYDALGYGDIQQVMIMVAGNPGGVPGCTAMWERISGNFYLRDDTARNWLGPVQQGSVATVQNSQCILSGIGSSGSTFGNTLDVDFALTFKAGFTGLMNTYLNVVTNTGSSGWKQFGSWGLGTPNRRRRQITSQ